Proteins encoded within one genomic window of Prauserella marina:
- a CDS encoding hemolysin family protein: MSDLNPLLAIAITIGIIVLSAFFVAVEFSLVAARKYRLEDAAGRSASARAALKSARELSLLLAGSQLGITLCTLALGAVTKPAVHHMLTPLMSDLGLPLAAADVIAFILALVVVTFLHLVVGEMAPKSWAIAHPEKSATLLAIPMRGFMWFTRPILVALNGAANWCLHRLGVTAVDEVSAGHTPDDLRQLVEHSAEAGALDAPRHGQLATALDLRVRPLRDIMRPIAEVSAVAASASVAEVQRASRDSGHLRLVVRGERGRPLGVVHVRDTLTQPESTTAGELVRTALTLSADAPAYTALGTMRDRRNHFALLEEDGTIVGLLTLQDLLDELLAG, translated from the coding sequence ATGAGTGATCTGAACCCGTTGCTCGCCATCGCGATCACGATCGGCATCATCGTGCTCAGCGCGTTCTTCGTCGCGGTCGAGTTCTCCCTCGTCGCGGCACGCAAGTACCGGCTTGAGGACGCGGCTGGCCGCAGTGCCTCGGCACGAGCGGCGCTCAAGAGCGCGCGCGAACTGTCGTTGCTGCTTGCCGGTTCCCAGCTCGGCATCACCCTGTGCACGCTGGCACTCGGTGCGGTGACCAAACCGGCGGTGCATCACATGCTGACGCCGCTCATGAGTGACCTTGGGCTGCCGCTCGCGGCGGCCGACGTCATCGCGTTCATACTCGCGCTCGTCGTCGTCACGTTCCTGCACCTCGTGGTCGGCGAGATGGCCCCGAAGTCGTGGGCGATCGCGCATCCGGAGAAGTCGGCGACATTGCTGGCGATTCCGATGCGCGGCTTCATGTGGTTCACGAGGCCGATCCTGGTCGCGCTCAACGGCGCGGCAAACTGGTGCCTGCACCGGCTCGGCGTCACCGCGGTGGACGAGGTCAGCGCGGGACACACTCCCGACGACCTCCGCCAGCTCGTCGAGCACTCCGCCGAGGCGGGTGCGCTGGACGCGCCACGGCACGGCCAGCTCGCCACCGCGCTGGATCTGCGGGTGCGGCCGCTGCGCGACATCATGCGGCCGATCGCCGAGGTCAGTGCCGTGGCGGCGAGTGCTTCCGTCGCCGAGGTGCAGCGCGCCTCCCGCGACAGCGGGCACCTGCGGCTCGTCGTCCGGGGCGAGCGGGGAAGGCCGCTCGGTGTCGTGCACGTGCGGGACACGCTCACCCAGCCGGAGAGCACCACGGCAGGCGAACTGGTCCGGACCGCGCTGACGTTGTCCGCCGACGCGCCCGCTTACACGGCGCTGGGCACGATGCGCGATCGCCGGAACCACTTCGCGCTGTTGGAGGAGGACGGCACGATCGTCGGGCTGCTCACTCTCCAGGACCTGCTGGACGAGCTGCTGGCTGGATAG
- a CDS encoding HAD family hydrolase, translating to MRHDRQVLIFDADDTLWENNILFERAIDGFLDWVAHPTLDRTAIRGVLDDIERANSAAHGYGSTVFLRSLGDCFATLHSRPASAAELRHLEELASALVEGKVEPMPGVARTLEALGQRHELLLLTKGDTGEQERKIAASRLARHFREVHIVAEKTVDTYWRLAERNSLVPETTWMIGNSPKSDILPARQAGMNAVFIPNEHTWVLEHGELDPADDGVLTLTTFPELLRHF from the coding sequence GTGCGACATGACCGGCAGGTTCTCATCTTCGATGCCGATGACACCCTGTGGGAGAACAACATCCTGTTCGAGCGGGCCATCGACGGATTCCTCGACTGGGTCGCGCACCCCACGCTGGACCGGACCGCGATCCGCGGCGTGCTCGACGACATCGAGCGGGCCAACTCGGCCGCGCACGGCTACGGCAGCACCGTCTTCCTGCGCAGTCTCGGGGACTGCTTCGCCACCTTGCACAGCAGGCCGGCCTCGGCGGCCGAGCTGCGGCATCTTGAGGAGCTGGCCTCGGCGCTCGTCGAGGGCAAGGTGGAGCCGATGCCGGGCGTCGCGCGGACGCTGGAAGCGCTGGGGCAGCGGCATGAACTGTTGCTGCTGACCAAGGGCGACACCGGGGAACAGGAACGCAAGATCGCCGCGTCCCGGCTCGCGAGGCATTTCCGCGAGGTGCACATCGTCGCGGAGAAGACCGTCGACACCTACTGGCGGCTCGCCGAGCGCAACTCGCTGGTGCCCGAGACGACGTGGATGATCGGCAATTCGCCGAAGTCCGACATCCTGCCGGCGAGGCAGGCCGGCATGAACGCCGTGTTCATCCCGAACGAGCACACCTGGGTGCTCGAACACGGCGAACTCGACCCCGCCGACGACGGTGTCCTGACACTGACCACGTTTCCCGAGCTGTTGCGGCACTTCTGA
- a CDS encoding GDSL-type esterase/lipase family protein: protein MARSRWWLGAFALVGVALLVGVFVLIGQDRTPPDRPGPPGRGPLTVVTIGDSTLSGEGAGDYTADTNGKDGNWCHRSPNAAVNKIELPGVTKAVNLACSGAPAGQIGLGTVKQWTEPSQAQQLATLVKDHRVTAIVVAVGANDDPHFSRLISECFTSWFMDDGNPCSEKIKDDWQSRIDAMVPKVVSALRDIKKVLRTAGYSAEDYQLVLQSYAAPISPDIPEDLRNLNGCPFRTDDLRWVKETGAADLTEGLRSAAEQADVRFLDLSRSGEGHEACSGGADPSTEWFTRFTVEWNDLTDADRFSHAIQESFHPNAEGHAQLARCLSEFLGTSERSAACLKGEDGNLHAAPSVLAQNDR from the coding sequence ATGGCCAGATCTCGCTGGTGGCTCGGTGCGTTCGCGCTCGTCGGTGTCGCCCTCCTCGTCGGAGTTTTCGTTCTCATCGGACAGGACCGAACGCCTCCCGACCGCCCAGGCCCACCAGGGCGGGGTCCGCTGACCGTCGTCACCATCGGTGACAGCACGTTGTCCGGCGAGGGTGCCGGAGACTACACGGCCGACACCAACGGCAAGGACGGCAACTGGTGCCACCGCTCCCCCAACGCGGCGGTGAACAAGATCGAACTGCCAGGGGTCACCAAGGCGGTCAATCTCGCGTGCTCGGGGGCACCCGCAGGACAGATCGGGCTCGGCACCGTCAAGCAGTGGACGGAACCCTCACAGGCTCAGCAACTCGCGACGCTGGTCAAGGACCACAGGGTCACCGCCATCGTGGTGGCGGTGGGAGCCAACGACGATCCGCACTTCTCCCGGCTCATCTCCGAGTGCTTCACCTCGTGGTTCATGGACGACGGAAACCCGTGCAGCGAGAAGATCAAGGACGACTGGCAGTCCAGGATCGACGCCATGGTCCCGAAAGTGGTCTCCGCGCTCCGCGACATCAAGAAGGTGCTGCGAACGGCGGGTTACTCGGCCGAGGACTACCAGCTCGTGCTCCAGTCCTACGCGGCGCCGATCAGCCCGGACATCCCCGAGGACCTGCGCAATCTCAACGGCTGCCCGTTTCGCACCGACGACCTTCGCTGGGTGAAGGAAACCGGGGCCGCCGACCTCACCGAGGGCCTGCGCTCAGCCGCCGAGCAGGCGGACGTGCGCTTCCTCGACCTTTCCCGCTCGGGCGAGGGGCACGAGGCGTGCTCGGGCGGAGCCGACCCGAGCACCGAATGGTTCACCAGGTTCACGGTGGAATGGAACGACCTCACCGACGCCGACAGGTTCAGCCACGCGATCCAGGAATCCTTTCACCCCAACGCTGAAGGCCACGCCCAGCTCGCCCGCTGCCTGAGCGAGTTCCTCGGCACCAGCGAGCGTTCGGCGGCGTGCCTCAAGGGCGAGGACGGCAATCTGCACGCGGCGCCGTCGGTGCTGGCGCAGAACGACCGCTGA
- a CDS encoding Lrp/AsnC family transcriptional regulator, which yields MTNPGLEPLDQAIVRELAADGRRSFTDLAERVGLSVSAVHQRVRRLEQRGVIRGYTAKLDGEQIGLPLTALISLTPNDPAAPDDYPQRLEHITEIESCYSVAGDESYILLVRVASPLGLEDLLRRIRESAKVSTRTTVVLSTPFEGRSPTL from the coding sequence ATGACCAACCCCGGACTGGAGCCGCTCGACCAGGCGATCGTGCGGGAGCTGGCCGCCGACGGCAGGCGAAGCTTCACCGACCTGGCCGAACGCGTCGGGCTCTCGGTATCGGCCGTGCATCAGCGGGTCAGGCGCCTGGAGCAGCGGGGCGTCATCCGTGGTTACACGGCGAAACTCGACGGCGAGCAGATCGGGCTCCCGCTGACGGCGCTGATCTCGCTCACCCCCAACGATCCCGCCGCGCCCGACGACTATCCGCAGCGGCTCGAACACATCACCGAGATCGAGTCCTGCTACTCGGTGGCGGGCGACGAGTCCTACATCCTGCTGGTGCGAGTCGCCTCCCCGCTGGGGCTGGAGGACCTGCTGCGCCGCATCAGGGAGTCGGCGAAGGTCTCGACGCGGACGACCGTGGTGCTCTCGACACCGTTCGAGGGGCGCTCTCCCACCTTGTGA
- a CDS encoding M24 family metallopeptidase encodes MSRRSLHTPAPDAAALRARLDRARDAASDAGTDALLIAPGSDLRYLIGQAVGSFERLTALVVPASGAAPALVLPKLEAPGYTDVPTDDLGVDVLTWVDGDDPYALVAGRLGKPGRVAVSDTMAALHVLGLRDAIGSAEQTLAGPVIRELRMRKDAAEIAALRTAGAAIDRVHARMGEWLRPGRTEAEVGADIAAAIVAEGHTEAEFVIVGSGPNGASPHHDVSGRVIENGDVVVIDIGGPIAEGYNSDSTRTYAVGQPRDADVAGTYEVLRRAQRAAVEAVRPGATAQDIDAAARTIIAEAGFGEYFIHRTGHGIGLDVHEEPYIVGGNDLVLEPGMAFSVEPGIYQPGRWGARIEDIVVVTSDGMEPLNNRPHELVVLGS; translated from the coding sequence ATGTCGCGCCGATCCCTGCACACTCCCGCCCCCGACGCCGCCGCCCTGCGGGCCCGCCTCGACCGGGCCCGCGACGCCGCGTCCGACGCCGGTACCGACGCGCTCCTGATCGCCCCCGGCTCGGATCTGCGGTACCTCATCGGCCAGGCCGTCGGCTCCTTCGAACGGCTGACCGCGCTCGTGGTCCCCGCCTCCGGCGCGGCACCGGCGCTCGTCCTGCCCAAACTGGAGGCTCCCGGCTACACCGACGTGCCGACCGACGACCTCGGCGTCGACGTGCTCACCTGGGTCGACGGTGACGATCCCTACGCGCTGGTCGCCGGAAGGCTCGGCAAGCCGGGCAGGGTCGCCGTCAGCGACACCATGGCCGCGCTGCACGTGCTCGGGCTGAGGGACGCGATCGGCTCGGCCGAGCAGACGCTGGCCGGACCGGTGATCCGTGAGCTGCGCATGCGCAAGGACGCGGCCGAGATCGCCGCGCTGCGCACGGCGGGAGCGGCCATCGACAGGGTGCACGCCAGGATGGGCGAGTGGCTGCGGCCAGGCCGAACGGAGGCCGAGGTGGGCGCCGACATCGCCGCCGCCATCGTCGCGGAGGGGCACACCGAGGCCGAGTTCGTCATCGTCGGCTCGGGGCCCAACGGCGCGAGCCCGCACCACGACGTCTCCGGCAGGGTCATCGAGAACGGTGACGTCGTCGTCATCGACATCGGAGGCCCGATCGCCGAGGGCTACAACTCCGACTCGACCCGCACCTACGCGGTGGGGCAGCCGAGGGACGCCGATGTCGCCGGGACCTACGAGGTGCTGCGGCGCGCGCAGCGGGCGGCGGTCGAGGCCGTGCGGCCCGGTGCCACCGCGCAGGACATCGACGCGGCGGCGAGGACCATCATCGCCGAGGCGGGTTTCGGGGAGTACTTCATCCACCGCACCGGCCATGGCATCGGGCTCGACGTGCACGAGGAGCCCTACATCGTCGGCGGCAACGACCTCGTGCTCGAACCCGGCATGGCGTTCAGCGTCGAGCCTGGCATCTACCAGCCCGGCCGCTGGGGTGCCCGGATCGAGGACATCGTGGTGGTCACCTCCGACGGGATGGAGCCGCTGAACAACCGGCCGCACGAACTGGTCGTGCTCGGCTCATGA
- a CDS encoding class I SAM-dependent methyltransferase → MAPFQNPFFARLFQRIGDRNEARGQAELRRELLAGLTGSVVEVGAGTGLNFAYYPDEVTGVAAVEPEPSLRSEARRVVASAPVPVPVSVVAATADRLPFEDGSADAVVVSGVLCSVADPVAALAEFARILAPGGELRFYEHVRSPQRVRALIQDAADLVWPRLMGGCHPNRDPLATMRAAGWLPVRWRELIFPYGAKISVVAPRVLGVARPASAREGGAPG, encoded by the coding sequence GTGGCGCCCTTTCAGAACCCGTTCTTCGCGAGACTGTTTCAGCGAATCGGGGACCGCAACGAGGCCAGAGGCCAGGCGGAGTTGCGTCGTGAGCTGCTCGCCGGGCTCACCGGCTCCGTCGTGGAGGTCGGCGCGGGCACGGGCCTCAACTTCGCGTATTACCCGGACGAGGTCACCGGGGTGGCCGCGGTCGAACCGGAGCCCTCCCTGCGCTCGGAGGCACGGCGAGTGGTGGCATCCGCGCCGGTTCCGGTTCCGGTGTCGGTCGTCGCGGCGACCGCCGACCGGCTTCCGTTCGAGGACGGTTCGGCCGACGCCGTCGTCGTCTCCGGGGTGCTGTGCTCGGTCGCCGATCCGGTCGCCGCGCTCGCCGAGTTCGCCAGAATCCTCGCGCCAGGCGGGGAGTTGCGGTTCTACGAGCACGTGCGGTCGCCTCAGCGCGTGCGGGCGCTGATCCAGGACGCGGCCGATCTGGTGTGGCCCCGGTTGATGGGCGGCTGCCACCCCAACAGGGACCCGCTCGCCACCATGCGGGCCGCGGGCTGGCTGCCGGTGAGGTGGCGTGAGCTGATCTTCCCCTACGGCGCGAAAATATCGGTCGTGGCGCCGCGCGTGCTCGGCGTGGCCCGGCCTGCCTCCGCCCGCGAGGGAGGCGCTCCCGGCTAG
- a CDS encoding 5'-3' exonuclease, with translation MTTAPLALLDAASLYFRSYFALPDSLTAPDGTPVNAVRGFTDTIARIITDRGPGRLVACLDADWRPQFRVDALPSYKAHRVVETAPSDGVDVEEVPDTLTPQIPIILEVLEAAGLATALARGFEADDVIGTLTIREKTDPVEIITGDRDLFQLVRTEPTPASVIYVGKGWAKAEVLGPAEVAAKYGIPVTAAGPGYADMSMLRGDPSDGLPGVAGIGEKTAAKLITQFGSLETLVAAAEAESTELPLKTRTRLNEAADYLAVAPTVVRVAPDAPVEFSGDDRLSPSAADPDRLTELARRWNLGGSVPRLLTALGH, from the coding sequence GTGACCACCGCACCCTTGGCGCTACTCGACGCCGCGAGCCTGTACTTCCGCTCGTACTTCGCGCTGCCGGACTCCCTCACCGCGCCGGACGGCACCCCGGTCAACGCCGTCCGCGGGTTCACCGACACCATCGCCAGGATCATCACCGATCGCGGACCTGGCAGGCTCGTGGCCTGCCTCGACGCGGACTGGCGGCCACAGTTCCGGGTCGACGCCCTGCCCAGCTACAAGGCGCACAGGGTGGTGGAAACGGCCCCTTCCGATGGCGTCGATGTCGAAGAGGTGCCGGACACGCTGACGCCGCAGATCCCGATCATCCTTGAGGTGCTTGAGGCGGCCGGCCTCGCGACCGCGCTGGCGAGGGGCTTCGAGGCCGACGACGTTATCGGCACCCTCACGATCAGGGAGAAGACCGACCCCGTCGAGATCATCACCGGCGACCGCGACCTGTTCCAGCTCGTGCGCACCGAACCGACCCCGGCCTCGGTCATCTACGTCGGCAAGGGCTGGGCCAAGGCCGAGGTGCTCGGACCGGCAGAGGTGGCCGCGAAGTACGGCATCCCGGTGACGGCGGCGGGCCCCGGCTACGCCGACATGTCCATGCTGCGCGGCGACCCTTCCGACGGCCTGCCTGGAGTCGCCGGCATCGGGGAGAAGACCGCGGCGAAGCTGATCACCCAGTTCGGCTCGCTGGAAACACTCGTAGCCGCGGCCGAGGCGGAAAGCACCGAGCTGCCGCTGAAGACCCGGACCCGGCTCAACGAGGCGGCCGACTACCTCGCCGTGGCGCCGACCGTCGTCAGGGTGGCTCCCGACGCGCCGGTCGAGTTCTCTGGCGACGACCGGCTGTCGCCGTCGGCAGCCGACCCGGACCGGCTCACCGAACTCGCCCGGCGCTGGAACCTCGGCGGTTCGGTGCCGAGGCTGCTCACGGCGTTGGGCCACTGA
- a CDS encoding DUF4333 domain-containing protein gives MLVAAVSCGFLLLGACDNGGGDSGGSGEDAGTGARESTGSRPSGTSAPAVTSGTETGVAPVTRVFDPETMRTSVLQVLEDGYRVADIEDVTCPADQPVEVGTTFDCTARIAGQDVPVPIAVNTEEGQYEVGQPAEVSGPTP, from the coding sequence GTGCTGGTTGCAGCGGTGTCGTGCGGATTCCTGCTGCTCGGCGCGTGTGACAACGGTGGCGGTGACAGCGGCGGCAGCGGCGAGGACGCTGGGACGGGTGCGCGGGAGAGCACCGGGAGCAGACCCTCCGGCACGAGCGCGCCCGCCGTCACCTCCGGCACCGAGACCGGCGTCGCACCGGTGACCAGGGTCTTCGATCCGGAAACGATGCGCACGTCGGTGCTTCAGGTGCTGGAGGACGGTTACCGCGTCGCCGACATCGAGGACGTCACCTGTCCCGCCGACCAGCCCGTCGAGGTCGGCACCACGTTCGACTGCACGGCCAGGATCGCGGGCCAGGACGTCCCCGTGCCCATCGCCGTCAACACCGAAGAAGGGCAGTACGAGGTCGGCCAGCCAGCCGAGGTCAGTGGCCCAACGCCGTGA
- a CDS encoding GNAT family N-acetyltransferase has product MSDLVTRVLRDDELRAANTLFRASLHVPPVKDEEWVTTHRGYQPERTLGVFDEALIGTAKSTDALLRVPGGADVPLAAVTGVGVRADRTRRGVLTSLMRAQFADFAERGIVAAALHASEGVIYGRFGYGVGTLMRSYKVRRLAARLRSDLPTSGEIELLDIDAALNRLPGSYAGLPLRPGMMSRPQHWWYAVERGLRASEEPVVTAVHHGPDGIDGFVVYRVVRTPGSDGTLKVDDLHYGTPEAFAGLWRFLLGVDLVDEIQVGYGPVTEPVELLFTDPRMCTVTEVEDDTWVRLVDVEAALLARERAAGPLVIEVDDPFLPHNAGRYLITPDEVSRTERDAQLRMGADTLAMAYLGAWLPSSLAATGRIRVSDPGAVAVADDLFGARSTPWCGTFF; this is encoded by the coding sequence ATGAGCGACCTTGTGACCCGCGTACTGCGTGACGACGAACTGCGCGCCGCGAACACGTTGTTCCGTGCCTCCCTGCACGTGCCTCCGGTGAAGGACGAGGAGTGGGTGACGACCCACCGGGGTTACCAGCCGGAGCGCACTCTCGGGGTCTTCGACGAAGCCCTGATCGGCACCGCGAAGTCGACCGACGCGCTGCTTCGGGTCCCGGGTGGTGCCGACGTCCCGCTGGCCGCTGTCACCGGCGTCGGGGTCAGGGCCGACCGCACCCGCCGTGGAGTGCTGACGAGCCTCATGCGGGCACAGTTCGCCGATTTCGCCGAGCGCGGGATAGTCGCGGCCGCCCTGCACGCCAGCGAGGGCGTCATCTACGGCCGGTTCGGTTACGGCGTCGGCACCCTCATGCGCTCGTACAAGGTGCGGCGCCTCGCCGCGCGGCTGCGATCGGACCTTCCCACGAGCGGGGAGATCGAACTACTAGACATCGACGCGGCGCTGAACAGGCTGCCCGGCAGCTACGCCGGACTTCCGTTGCGGCCCGGCATGATGAGCAGGCCCCAGCACTGGTGGTACGCCGTCGAACGGGGACTCAGAGCAAGCGAGGAACCGGTCGTGACCGCCGTGCACCACGGCCCGGACGGCATCGACGGCTTCGTCGTGTACCGGGTCGTCAGGACACCGGGAAGCGACGGCACGCTGAAGGTGGACGACCTGCACTACGGCACACCGGAGGCGTTCGCGGGCCTGTGGCGGTTCCTGCTCGGAGTCGATCTCGTCGACGAGATCCAGGTCGGCTACGGCCCGGTCACCGAGCCGGTGGAACTGCTGTTCACCGATCCGAGGATGTGCACGGTGACCGAGGTCGAGGACGACACCTGGGTGCGCCTGGTCGATGTCGAGGCGGCGCTGCTGGCGCGTGAGCGGGCAGCTGGGCCACTCGTCATCGAGGTCGACGACCCGTTCCTCCCTCACAACGCGGGCCGGTATCTGATCACGCCCGACGAGGTGTCGCGGACCGAGCGCGACGCCCAGCTGCGGATGGGCGCCGACACGCTCGCCATGGCCTACCTCGGCGCGTGGCTTCCCTCCTCGCTTGCGGCGACCGGCAGGATCAGGGTGAGCGATCCCGGCGCGGTGGCGGTCGCCGACGACCTGTTCGGTGCTCGCTCCACACCGTGGTGCGGTACGTTCTTCTGA
- a CDS encoding DUF4333 domain-containing protein, with the protein MSTPYGGNDPQQWGQQQPGPPSGGFPQQGGYPQQPGYGQQGQQGQQGYDPNTYGQQPGYGQQPGYGQQGQQQQPGYGQQPGYGQGQPQQPGYGQQPGYDPNTLGQQGQYGQQPQQTQQSPYGQQPGYDPTQFGQQPYGQQQFGAQQPKSGGGKGLWIGVSGLVLVVAAAAVALFLWPGFLVTKVFDNTQMAEDVQKVLTDSYGVEGIESVTCPADQEVKKDNSFQCQVMVNGEQQTVTITAKDDEAHYEVGQLEAPGN; encoded by the coding sequence ATGAGCACGCCGTACGGAGGCAACGACCCTCAGCAGTGGGGGCAGCAGCAGCCGGGGCCCCCGTCCGGTGGGTTCCCCCAGCAAGGCGGCTACCCGCAGCAACCAGGCTATGGCCAGCAAGGCCAGCAAGGTCAGCAGGGCTACGACCCGAACACCTACGGGCAGCAACCGGGTTACGGCCAGCAGCCCGGCTATGGCCAGCAGGGCCAGCAACAGCAGCCCGGATACGGCCAGCAGCCTGGGTACGGGCAGGGCCAGCCGCAGCAGCCGGGATACGGCCAGCAGCCCGGGTACGACCCGAACACCTTGGGCCAGCAGGGCCAGTACGGCCAACAGCCGCAACAGACACAGCAATCGCCGTACGGGCAGCAGCCCGGCTACGACCCCACCCAGTTCGGCCAGCAGCCTTACGGGCAACAGCAGTTCGGCGCGCAGCAGCCGAAATCCGGCGGCGGCAAAGGCTTGTGGATCGGGGTCAGCGGGCTCGTGCTCGTCGTCGCGGCCGCCGCGGTTGCCCTGTTCCTGTGGCCGGGTTTCCTGGTCACCAAGGTCTTCGACAACACGCAGATGGCCGAGGACGTGCAGAAGGTCCTCACCGACAGCTACGGCGTCGAAGGCATCGAATCGGTGACCTGCCCCGCCGACCAGGAAGTCAAGAAGGACAACTCGTTCCAGTGCCAGGTCATGGTCAACGGTGAGCAGCAGACCGTCACCATCACCGCCAAGGACGACGAGGCGCACTACGAGGTCGGTCAACTGGAGGCGCCGGGTAATTGA